Proteins from a single region of Puntigrus tetrazona isolate hp1 chromosome 2, ASM1883169v1, whole genome shotgun sequence:
- the mbnl1 gene encoding muscleblind-like protein 1 isoform X12 has protein sequence MAMNVAHMRDTKWLTLEVCREFQRGTCARSDAECKFAHPAKSCQVENGRVIACFDSLKGRCSRENCKYLHPPPHLKTQLEINGRNNLIQQKNMAMLAQQMQLANAIMPGSQLQPMPMFSVTPSLATNASAAAAAAAAAAFNPYLGPVSPGLMPAEILPSAPVLMAGSPAVASVPSAANAAAAAASAAAAQKLLRTDRLEVCREYQRGNCSRGETDCRFAHPADSTMIDPSDNTVTVCMDYIKGRCSRDKCKYFHPPAHLQAKIKAAQHQVNQATAAAAMGIPHSVMPPLPKRPALEKANGATSMFSTGMLQYQQALANMQFQQQAAFIPSVPMMHGASPAAVSAATTSATSVPFASASANQDSSLSKLTTNEYMQLIPIISAEHLTSHKYLTQM, from the exons ATGGCGATGAACGTGGCTCACATGCGGGACACAAAATGGCTGACGCTGGAGGTGTGTCGAGAGTTTCAGCGGGGAACGTGCGCTCGCTCCGATGCTGAGTGCAAGTTCGCACATCCCGCCAAGAGTTGCCAGGTGGAGAACGGGAGAGTCATCGCGTGCTTTGATTCACTGAAG GGTCGTTGTTCCAGAGAGAACTGTAAGTACCTGCACCCTCCTCCTCACCTGAAGACGCAGCTGGAGATTAATGGCCGTAACAATCTGATCCAGCAAAAGAACATGGCAATGCTCGCCCAGCAGATGCAGCTAGCCAATGCCATCATGCCAGGAAGTCAGCTTCAGCCAATG CCTATGTTTTCGGTCACCCCAAGCCTTGCAACCAACGCCAGTGCAGCTGCTGCAGCGGCCGCCGCAGCTGCGTTTAATCCGTACCTGGGCCCAGTGTCTCCTGGGCTGATGCCCGCAGAGATCCTGCCCAGCGCACCTGTGCTGATGGCGGGCAGCCCTGCTGTGGCATCCGTGCCGTCCGCTGCCAACGCcgcagctgctgctgcttcagCGGCGGCCGCCCAGAAACTCCTCAGAACAGACCGACTGGAG gtgtGTCGTGAATACCAGCGTGGCAACTGCTCTCGTGGAGAGACGGACTGCAGGTTTGCCCACCCTGCCGACAGCACAATGATCGACCCCAGTGATAACACAGTGACGGTGTGTATGGATTACATAAAGGGCCGCTGCTCCAGAGACAAGTGCAAATACTTCCACCCTCCTGCGCACCTGCAGGCCAAGATCAAAGCGGCCCAGCACCAGGTCAATCAGGCCACGGCCGCCGCTGCCATG GGAATTCCTCACAGTGTCATGCCACCTTTACCAAAGCGACCTGCGCTTGAGAAAGCCAACGGTGCCACGAGCATGTTCAGTACTGGCATGCTCCAGTACCAGCAGGCTTTGGCCAACATGCAGTTTCAGCAGCAAGCTGCCTTTATTCCGTCAG TTCCCATGATGCACGGCGCTTCCCCGGCCGCTGTGTCCGCAGCAACCACATCTGCCACAAGTGTTCCCTTCGCATCTGCATCAGCCAATCAG gacTCTTCTCTATCAAAGCTGACTACCAACGAATACATGCAATTG ATTCCAATAATATCTGCAGAGCATCTGACTAGTCACAAGTACTTGACGCAGATGTAG
- the mbnl1 gene encoding muscleblind-like protein 1 isoform X14 encodes MAMNVAHMRDTKWLTLEVCREFQRGTCARSDAECKFAHPAKSCQVENGRVIACFDSLKGRCSRENCKYLHPPPHLKTQLEINGRNNLIQQKNMAMLAQQMQLANAIMPGSQLQPMPMFSVTPSLATNASAAAAAAAAAAFNPYLGPVSPGLMPAEILPSAPVLMAGSPAVASVPSAANAAAAAASAAAAQKLLRTDRLEVCREYQRGNCSRGETDCRFAHPADSTMIDPSDNTVTVCMDYIKGRCSRDKCKYFHPPAHLQAKIKAAQHQVNQATAAAAMTQSAVKSLKRPLEATFDLGIPHSVMPPLPKRPALEKANGATSMFSTGMLQYQQALANMQFQQQAAFIPSDSNNICRASD; translated from the exons ATGGCGATGAACGTGGCTCACATGCGGGACACAAAATGGCTGACGCTGGAGGTGTGTCGAGAGTTTCAGCGGGGAACGTGCGCTCGCTCCGATGCTGAGTGCAAGTTCGCACATCCCGCCAAGAGTTGCCAGGTGGAGAACGGGAGAGTCATCGCGTGCTTTGATTCACTGAAG GGTCGTTGTTCCAGAGAGAACTGTAAGTACCTGCACCCTCCTCCTCACCTGAAGACGCAGCTGGAGATTAATGGCCGTAACAATCTGATCCAGCAAAAGAACATGGCAATGCTCGCCCAGCAGATGCAGCTAGCCAATGCCATCATGCCAGGAAGTCAGCTTCAGCCAATG CCTATGTTTTCGGTCACCCCAAGCCTTGCAACCAACGCCAGTGCAGCTGCTGCAGCGGCCGCCGCAGCTGCGTTTAATCCGTACCTGGGCCCAGTGTCTCCTGGGCTGATGCCCGCAGAGATCCTGCCCAGCGCACCTGTGCTGATGGCGGGCAGCCCTGCTGTGGCATCCGTGCCGTCCGCTGCCAACGCcgcagctgctgctgcttcagCGGCGGCCGCCCAGAAACTCCTCAGAACAGACCGACTGGAG gtgtGTCGTGAATACCAGCGTGGCAACTGCTCTCGTGGAGAGACGGACTGCAGGTTTGCCCACCCTGCCGACAGCACAATGATCGACCCCAGTGATAACACAGTGACGGTGTGTATGGATTACATAAAGGGCCGCTGCTCCAGAGACAAGTGCAAATACTTCCACCCTCCTGCGCACCTGCAGGCCAAGATCAAAGCGGCCCAGCACCAGGTCAATCAGGCCACGGCCGCCGCTGCCATG ACTCAGTCGGCTGTCAAATCACTGAAGCGACCCCTCGAAGCCACCTTTGACCTG GGAATTCCTCACAGTGTCATGCCACCTTTACCAAAGCGACCTGCGCTTGAGAAAGCCAACGGTGCCACGAGCATGTTCAGTACTGGCATGCTCCAGTACCAGCAGGCTTTGGCCAACATGCAGTTTCAGCAGCAAGCTGCCTTTATTCCGTCAG ATTCCAATAATATCTGCAGAGCATCTGACTAG
- the mbnl1 gene encoding muscleblind-like protein 1 isoform X9 — protein MAMNVAHMRDTKWLTLEVCREFQRGTCARSDAECKFAHPAKSCQVENGRVIACFDSLKGRCSRENCKYLHPPPHLKTQLEINGRNNLIQQKNMAMLAQQMQLANAIMPGSQLQPMPMFSVTPSLATNASAAAAAAAAAAFNPYLGPVSPGLMPAEILPSAPVLMAGSPAVASVPSAANAAAAAASAAAAQKLLRTDRLEVCREYQRGNCSRGETDCRFAHPADSTMIDPSDNTVTVCMDYIKGRCSRDKCKYFHPPAHLQAKIKAAQHQVNQATAAAAMTQSAVKSLKRPLEATFDLGIPHSVMPPLPKRPALEKANGATSMFSTGMLQYQQALANMQFQQQAAFIPSVPMMHGASPAAVSAATTSATSVPFASASANQLTTNEYMQLIPIISAEHLTSHKYLTQM, from the exons ATGGCGATGAACGTGGCTCACATGCGGGACACAAAATGGCTGACGCTGGAGGTGTGTCGAGAGTTTCAGCGGGGAACGTGCGCTCGCTCCGATGCTGAGTGCAAGTTCGCACATCCCGCCAAGAGTTGCCAGGTGGAGAACGGGAGAGTCATCGCGTGCTTTGATTCACTGAAG GGTCGTTGTTCCAGAGAGAACTGTAAGTACCTGCACCCTCCTCCTCACCTGAAGACGCAGCTGGAGATTAATGGCCGTAACAATCTGATCCAGCAAAAGAACATGGCAATGCTCGCCCAGCAGATGCAGCTAGCCAATGCCATCATGCCAGGAAGTCAGCTTCAGCCAATG CCTATGTTTTCGGTCACCCCAAGCCTTGCAACCAACGCCAGTGCAGCTGCTGCAGCGGCCGCCGCAGCTGCGTTTAATCCGTACCTGGGCCCAGTGTCTCCTGGGCTGATGCCCGCAGAGATCCTGCCCAGCGCACCTGTGCTGATGGCGGGCAGCCCTGCTGTGGCATCCGTGCCGTCCGCTGCCAACGCcgcagctgctgctgcttcagCGGCGGCCGCCCAGAAACTCCTCAGAACAGACCGACTGGAG gtgtGTCGTGAATACCAGCGTGGCAACTGCTCTCGTGGAGAGACGGACTGCAGGTTTGCCCACCCTGCCGACAGCACAATGATCGACCCCAGTGATAACACAGTGACGGTGTGTATGGATTACATAAAGGGCCGCTGCTCCAGAGACAAGTGCAAATACTTCCACCCTCCTGCGCACCTGCAGGCCAAGATCAAAGCGGCCCAGCACCAGGTCAATCAGGCCACGGCCGCCGCTGCCATG ACTCAGTCGGCTGTCAAATCACTGAAGCGACCCCTCGAAGCCACCTTTGACCTG GGAATTCCTCACAGTGTCATGCCACCTTTACCAAAGCGACCTGCGCTTGAGAAAGCCAACGGTGCCACGAGCATGTTCAGTACTGGCATGCTCCAGTACCAGCAGGCTTTGGCCAACATGCAGTTTCAGCAGCAAGCTGCCTTTATTCCGTCAG TTCCCATGATGCACGGCGCTTCCCCGGCCGCTGTGTCCGCAGCAACCACATCTGCCACAAGTGTTCCCTTCGCATCTGCATCAGCCAATCAG CTGACTACCAACGAATACATGCAATTG ATTCCAATAATATCTGCAGAGCATCTGACTAGTCACAAGTACTTGACGCAGATGTAG
- the mbnl1 gene encoding muscleblind-like protein 1 isoform X1: MAMNVAHMRDTKWLTLEVCREFQRGTCARSDAECKFAHPAKSCQVENGRVIACFDSLKGRCSRENCKYLHPPPHLKTQLEINGRNNLIQQKNMAMLAQQMQLANAIMPGSQLQPMPMFSVTPSLATNASAAAAAAAAAAFNPYLGPVSPGLMPAEILPSAPVLMAGSPAVASVPSAANAAAAAASAAAAQKLLRTDRLEVCREYQRGNCSRGETDCRFAHPADSTMIDPSDNTVTVCMDYIKGRCSRDKCKYFHPPAHLQAKIKAAQHQVNQATAAAAMTQSAVKSLKRPLEATFDLGIPHSVMPPLPKRPALEKANGATSMFSTGMLQYQQALANMQFQQQAAFIPSGSILCMTPAASVVPMMHGASPAAVSAATTSATSVPFASASANQFEDSSLSKLTTNEYMQLIPIISAEHLTSHKYLTQM, encoded by the exons ATGGCGATGAACGTGGCTCACATGCGGGACACAAAATGGCTGACGCTGGAGGTGTGTCGAGAGTTTCAGCGGGGAACGTGCGCTCGCTCCGATGCTGAGTGCAAGTTCGCACATCCCGCCAAGAGTTGCCAGGTGGAGAACGGGAGAGTCATCGCGTGCTTTGATTCACTGAAG GGTCGTTGTTCCAGAGAGAACTGTAAGTACCTGCACCCTCCTCCTCACCTGAAGACGCAGCTGGAGATTAATGGCCGTAACAATCTGATCCAGCAAAAGAACATGGCAATGCTCGCCCAGCAGATGCAGCTAGCCAATGCCATCATGCCAGGAAGTCAGCTTCAGCCAATG CCTATGTTTTCGGTCACCCCAAGCCTTGCAACCAACGCCAGTGCAGCTGCTGCAGCGGCCGCCGCAGCTGCGTTTAATCCGTACCTGGGCCCAGTGTCTCCTGGGCTGATGCCCGCAGAGATCCTGCCCAGCGCACCTGTGCTGATGGCGGGCAGCCCTGCTGTGGCATCCGTGCCGTCCGCTGCCAACGCcgcagctgctgctgcttcagCGGCGGCCGCCCAGAAACTCCTCAGAACAGACCGACTGGAG gtgtGTCGTGAATACCAGCGTGGCAACTGCTCTCGTGGAGAGACGGACTGCAGGTTTGCCCACCCTGCCGACAGCACAATGATCGACCCCAGTGATAACACAGTGACGGTGTGTATGGATTACATAAAGGGCCGCTGCTCCAGAGACAAGTGCAAATACTTCCACCCTCCTGCGCACCTGCAGGCCAAGATCAAAGCGGCCCAGCACCAGGTCAATCAGGCCACGGCCGCCGCTGCCATG ACTCAGTCGGCTGTCAAATCACTGAAGCGACCCCTCGAAGCCACCTTTGACCTG GGAATTCCTCACAGTGTCATGCCACCTTTACCAAAGCGACCTGCGCTTGAGAAAGCCAACGGTGCCACGAGCATGTTCAGTACTGGCATGCTCCAGTACCAGCAGGCTTTGGCCAACATGCAGTTTCAGCAGCAAGCTGCCTTTATTCCGTCAG GCTCAATATTGTGCATGACCCCTGCAGCGAGCGTGG TTCCCATGATGCACGGCGCTTCCCCGGCCGCTGTGTCCGCAGCAACCACATCTGCCACAAGTGTTCCCTTCGCATCTGCATCAGCCAATCAG tttgaggacTCTTCTCTATCAAAGCTGACTACCAACGAATACATGCAATTG ATTCCAATAATATCTGCAGAGCATCTGACTAGTCACAAGTACTTGACGCAGATGTAG
- the mbnl1 gene encoding muscleblind-like protein 1 isoform X6 encodes MAMNVAHMRDTKWLTLEVCREFQRGTCARSDAECKFAHPAKSCQVENGRVIACFDSLKGRCSRENCKYLHPPPHLKTQLEINGRNNLIQQKNMAMLAQQMQLANAIMPGSQLQPMPMFSVTPSLATNASAAAAAAAAAAFNPYLGPVSPGLMPAEILPSAPVLMAGSPAVASVPSAANAAAAAASAAAAQKLLRTDRLEVCREYQRGNCSRGETDCRFAHPADSTMIDPSDNTVTVCMDYIKGRCSRDKCKYFHPPAHLQAKIKAAQHQVNQATAAAAMTQSAVKSLKRPLEATFDLGIPHSVMPPLPKRPALEKANGATSMFSTGMLQYQQALANMQFQQQAAFIPSGSILCMTPAASVVPMMHGASPAAVSAATTSATSVPFASASANQIPIISAEHLTSHKYLTQM; translated from the exons ATGGCGATGAACGTGGCTCACATGCGGGACACAAAATGGCTGACGCTGGAGGTGTGTCGAGAGTTTCAGCGGGGAACGTGCGCTCGCTCCGATGCTGAGTGCAAGTTCGCACATCCCGCCAAGAGTTGCCAGGTGGAGAACGGGAGAGTCATCGCGTGCTTTGATTCACTGAAG GGTCGTTGTTCCAGAGAGAACTGTAAGTACCTGCACCCTCCTCCTCACCTGAAGACGCAGCTGGAGATTAATGGCCGTAACAATCTGATCCAGCAAAAGAACATGGCAATGCTCGCCCAGCAGATGCAGCTAGCCAATGCCATCATGCCAGGAAGTCAGCTTCAGCCAATG CCTATGTTTTCGGTCACCCCAAGCCTTGCAACCAACGCCAGTGCAGCTGCTGCAGCGGCCGCCGCAGCTGCGTTTAATCCGTACCTGGGCCCAGTGTCTCCTGGGCTGATGCCCGCAGAGATCCTGCCCAGCGCACCTGTGCTGATGGCGGGCAGCCCTGCTGTGGCATCCGTGCCGTCCGCTGCCAACGCcgcagctgctgctgcttcagCGGCGGCCGCCCAGAAACTCCTCAGAACAGACCGACTGGAG gtgtGTCGTGAATACCAGCGTGGCAACTGCTCTCGTGGAGAGACGGACTGCAGGTTTGCCCACCCTGCCGACAGCACAATGATCGACCCCAGTGATAACACAGTGACGGTGTGTATGGATTACATAAAGGGCCGCTGCTCCAGAGACAAGTGCAAATACTTCCACCCTCCTGCGCACCTGCAGGCCAAGATCAAAGCGGCCCAGCACCAGGTCAATCAGGCCACGGCCGCCGCTGCCATG ACTCAGTCGGCTGTCAAATCACTGAAGCGACCCCTCGAAGCCACCTTTGACCTG GGAATTCCTCACAGTGTCATGCCACCTTTACCAAAGCGACCTGCGCTTGAGAAAGCCAACGGTGCCACGAGCATGTTCAGTACTGGCATGCTCCAGTACCAGCAGGCTTTGGCCAACATGCAGTTTCAGCAGCAAGCTGCCTTTATTCCGTCAG GCTCAATATTGTGCATGACCCCTGCAGCGAGCGTGG TTCCCATGATGCACGGCGCTTCCCCGGCCGCTGTGTCCGCAGCAACCACATCTGCCACAAGTGTTCCCTTCGCATCTGCATCAGCCAATCAG ATTCCAATAATATCTGCAGAGCATCTGACTAGTCACAAGTACTTGACGCAGATGTAG
- the mbnl1 gene encoding muscleblind-like protein 1 isoform X3: MAMNVAHMRDTKWLTLEVCREFQRGTCARSDAECKFAHPAKSCQVENGRVIACFDSLKGRCSRENCKYLHPPPHLKTQLEINGRNNLIQQKNMAMLAQQMQLANAIMPGSQLQPMPMFSVTPSLATNASAAAAAAAAAAFNPYLGPVSPGLMPAEILPSAPVLMAGSPAVASVPSAANAAAAAASAAAAQKLLRTDRLEVCREYQRGNCSRGETDCRFAHPADSTMIDPSDNTVTVCMDYIKGRCSRDKCKYFHPPAHLQAKIKAAQHQVNQATAAAAMTQSAVKSLKRPLEATFDLGIPHSVMPPLPKRPALEKANGATSMFSTGMLQYQQALANMQFQQQAAFIPSGSILCMTPAASVVPMMHGASPAAVSAATTSATSVPFASASANQLTTNEYMQLIPIISAEHLTSHKYLTQM; the protein is encoded by the exons ATGGCGATGAACGTGGCTCACATGCGGGACACAAAATGGCTGACGCTGGAGGTGTGTCGAGAGTTTCAGCGGGGAACGTGCGCTCGCTCCGATGCTGAGTGCAAGTTCGCACATCCCGCCAAGAGTTGCCAGGTGGAGAACGGGAGAGTCATCGCGTGCTTTGATTCACTGAAG GGTCGTTGTTCCAGAGAGAACTGTAAGTACCTGCACCCTCCTCCTCACCTGAAGACGCAGCTGGAGATTAATGGCCGTAACAATCTGATCCAGCAAAAGAACATGGCAATGCTCGCCCAGCAGATGCAGCTAGCCAATGCCATCATGCCAGGAAGTCAGCTTCAGCCAATG CCTATGTTTTCGGTCACCCCAAGCCTTGCAACCAACGCCAGTGCAGCTGCTGCAGCGGCCGCCGCAGCTGCGTTTAATCCGTACCTGGGCCCAGTGTCTCCTGGGCTGATGCCCGCAGAGATCCTGCCCAGCGCACCTGTGCTGATGGCGGGCAGCCCTGCTGTGGCATCCGTGCCGTCCGCTGCCAACGCcgcagctgctgctgcttcagCGGCGGCCGCCCAGAAACTCCTCAGAACAGACCGACTGGAG gtgtGTCGTGAATACCAGCGTGGCAACTGCTCTCGTGGAGAGACGGACTGCAGGTTTGCCCACCCTGCCGACAGCACAATGATCGACCCCAGTGATAACACAGTGACGGTGTGTATGGATTACATAAAGGGCCGCTGCTCCAGAGACAAGTGCAAATACTTCCACCCTCCTGCGCACCTGCAGGCCAAGATCAAAGCGGCCCAGCACCAGGTCAATCAGGCCACGGCCGCCGCTGCCATG ACTCAGTCGGCTGTCAAATCACTGAAGCGACCCCTCGAAGCCACCTTTGACCTG GGAATTCCTCACAGTGTCATGCCACCTTTACCAAAGCGACCTGCGCTTGAGAAAGCCAACGGTGCCACGAGCATGTTCAGTACTGGCATGCTCCAGTACCAGCAGGCTTTGGCCAACATGCAGTTTCAGCAGCAAGCTGCCTTTATTCCGTCAG GCTCAATATTGTGCATGACCCCTGCAGCGAGCGTGG TTCCCATGATGCACGGCGCTTCCCCGGCCGCTGTGTCCGCAGCAACCACATCTGCCACAAGTGTTCCCTTCGCATCTGCATCAGCCAATCAG CTGACTACCAACGAATACATGCAATTG ATTCCAATAATATCTGCAGAGCATCTGACTAGTCACAAGTACTTGACGCAGATGTAG
- the mbnl1 gene encoding muscleblind-like protein 1 isoform X4 — MAMNVAHMRDTKWLTLEVCREFQRGTCARSDAECKFAHPAKSCQVENGRVIACFDSLKGRCSRENCKYLHPPPHLKTQLEINGRNNLIQQKNMAMLAQQMQLANAIMPGSQLQPMPMFSVTPSLATNASAAAAAAAAAAFNPYLGPVSPGLMPAEILPSAPVLMAGSPAVASVPSAANAAAAAASAAAAQKLLRTDRLEVCREYQRGNCSRGETDCRFAHPADSTMIDPSDNTVTVCMDYIKGRCSRDKCKYFHPPAHLQAKIKAAQHQVNQATAAAAMTQSAVKSLKRPLEATFDLGIPHSVMPPLPKRPALEKANGATSMFSTGMLQYQQALANMQFQQQAAFIPSVPMMHGASPAAVSAATTSATSVPFASASANQFEDSSLSKLTTNEYMQLIPIISAEHLTSHKYLTQM; from the exons ATGGCGATGAACGTGGCTCACATGCGGGACACAAAATGGCTGACGCTGGAGGTGTGTCGAGAGTTTCAGCGGGGAACGTGCGCTCGCTCCGATGCTGAGTGCAAGTTCGCACATCCCGCCAAGAGTTGCCAGGTGGAGAACGGGAGAGTCATCGCGTGCTTTGATTCACTGAAG GGTCGTTGTTCCAGAGAGAACTGTAAGTACCTGCACCCTCCTCCTCACCTGAAGACGCAGCTGGAGATTAATGGCCGTAACAATCTGATCCAGCAAAAGAACATGGCAATGCTCGCCCAGCAGATGCAGCTAGCCAATGCCATCATGCCAGGAAGTCAGCTTCAGCCAATG CCTATGTTTTCGGTCACCCCAAGCCTTGCAACCAACGCCAGTGCAGCTGCTGCAGCGGCCGCCGCAGCTGCGTTTAATCCGTACCTGGGCCCAGTGTCTCCTGGGCTGATGCCCGCAGAGATCCTGCCCAGCGCACCTGTGCTGATGGCGGGCAGCCCTGCTGTGGCATCCGTGCCGTCCGCTGCCAACGCcgcagctgctgctgcttcagCGGCGGCCGCCCAGAAACTCCTCAGAACAGACCGACTGGAG gtgtGTCGTGAATACCAGCGTGGCAACTGCTCTCGTGGAGAGACGGACTGCAGGTTTGCCCACCCTGCCGACAGCACAATGATCGACCCCAGTGATAACACAGTGACGGTGTGTATGGATTACATAAAGGGCCGCTGCTCCAGAGACAAGTGCAAATACTTCCACCCTCCTGCGCACCTGCAGGCCAAGATCAAAGCGGCCCAGCACCAGGTCAATCAGGCCACGGCCGCCGCTGCCATG ACTCAGTCGGCTGTCAAATCACTGAAGCGACCCCTCGAAGCCACCTTTGACCTG GGAATTCCTCACAGTGTCATGCCACCTTTACCAAAGCGACCTGCGCTTGAGAAAGCCAACGGTGCCACGAGCATGTTCAGTACTGGCATGCTCCAGTACCAGCAGGCTTTGGCCAACATGCAGTTTCAGCAGCAAGCTGCCTTTATTCCGTCAG TTCCCATGATGCACGGCGCTTCCCCGGCCGCTGTGTCCGCAGCAACCACATCTGCCACAAGTGTTCCCTTCGCATCTGCATCAGCCAATCAG tttgaggacTCTTCTCTATCAAAGCTGACTACCAACGAATACATGCAATTG ATTCCAATAATATCTGCAGAGCATCTGACTAGTCACAAGTACTTGACGCAGATGTAG
- the mbnl1 gene encoding muscleblind-like protein 1 isoform X5 produces the protein MAMNVAHMRDTKWLTLEVCREFQRGTCARSDAECKFAHPAKSCQVENGRVIACFDSLKGRCSRENCKYLHPPPHLKTQLEINGRNNLIQQKNMAMLAQQMQLANAIMPGSQLQPMPMFSVTPSLATNASAAAAAAAAAAFNPYLGPVSPGLMPAEILPSAPVLMAGSPAVASVPSAANAAAAAASAAAAQKLLRTDRLEVCREYQRGNCSRGETDCRFAHPADSTMIDPSDNTVTVCMDYIKGRCSRDKCKYFHPPAHLQAKIKAAQHQVNQATAAAAMTQSAVKSLKRPLEATFDLGIPHSVMPPLPKRPALEKANGATSMFSTGMLQYQQALANMQFQQQAAFIPSVPMMHGASPAAVSAATTSATSVPFASASANQDSSLSKLTTNEYMQLIPIISAEHLTSHKYLTQM, from the exons ATGGCGATGAACGTGGCTCACATGCGGGACACAAAATGGCTGACGCTGGAGGTGTGTCGAGAGTTTCAGCGGGGAACGTGCGCTCGCTCCGATGCTGAGTGCAAGTTCGCACATCCCGCCAAGAGTTGCCAGGTGGAGAACGGGAGAGTCATCGCGTGCTTTGATTCACTGAAG GGTCGTTGTTCCAGAGAGAACTGTAAGTACCTGCACCCTCCTCCTCACCTGAAGACGCAGCTGGAGATTAATGGCCGTAACAATCTGATCCAGCAAAAGAACATGGCAATGCTCGCCCAGCAGATGCAGCTAGCCAATGCCATCATGCCAGGAAGTCAGCTTCAGCCAATG CCTATGTTTTCGGTCACCCCAAGCCTTGCAACCAACGCCAGTGCAGCTGCTGCAGCGGCCGCCGCAGCTGCGTTTAATCCGTACCTGGGCCCAGTGTCTCCTGGGCTGATGCCCGCAGAGATCCTGCCCAGCGCACCTGTGCTGATGGCGGGCAGCCCTGCTGTGGCATCCGTGCCGTCCGCTGCCAACGCcgcagctgctgctgcttcagCGGCGGCCGCCCAGAAACTCCTCAGAACAGACCGACTGGAG gtgtGTCGTGAATACCAGCGTGGCAACTGCTCTCGTGGAGAGACGGACTGCAGGTTTGCCCACCCTGCCGACAGCACAATGATCGACCCCAGTGATAACACAGTGACGGTGTGTATGGATTACATAAAGGGCCGCTGCTCCAGAGACAAGTGCAAATACTTCCACCCTCCTGCGCACCTGCAGGCCAAGATCAAAGCGGCCCAGCACCAGGTCAATCAGGCCACGGCCGCCGCTGCCATG ACTCAGTCGGCTGTCAAATCACTGAAGCGACCCCTCGAAGCCACCTTTGACCTG GGAATTCCTCACAGTGTCATGCCACCTTTACCAAAGCGACCTGCGCTTGAGAAAGCCAACGGTGCCACGAGCATGTTCAGTACTGGCATGCTCCAGTACCAGCAGGCTTTGGCCAACATGCAGTTTCAGCAGCAAGCTGCCTTTATTCCGTCAG TTCCCATGATGCACGGCGCTTCCCCGGCCGCTGTGTCCGCAGCAACCACATCTGCCACAAGTGTTCCCTTCGCATCTGCATCAGCCAATCAG gacTCTTCTCTATCAAAGCTGACTACCAACGAATACATGCAATTG ATTCCAATAATATCTGCAGAGCATCTGACTAGTCACAAGTACTTGACGCAGATGTAG